One Mycolicibacterium sp. TUM20985 genomic window, CCGTAGCGCGCGGCGCGCCACTTGTTCTCCTGCACGTGCCACGGCGGCATCGTCGGCAGGTGTTCACCCGCGTCGAGGCGACGGTCCAGATCGACGATGAGGCAGTGCGTCAGGGCCACCAGGGCGCCGAGTTCGGCGATGTTGGAGATACCGTCCAAGATGCGCACCTCGATGGTCCCGAGATGCGGCGAAGGCCTTATATCCCAACGGATCTCGTTCATGTGATCGATGATCCCGGTCTTCTTCTGATCGTGCACGAACTGCTCGAACTGCGACCACTCCTGGAAGTGGAAGGGCAGACCTGCCGTCGGCAGCTGCTGGAACATCATCGCGCGGTTGCTGGCGTACCCGGTGTCGCCGCCGTCCCAGTAGGGCGACGACGCCGACAGTGCCAACAGGTGTGGGTAGTGGTTGAGCAGCGAGGTGATGATCGGCATGACCTTGTGCGCCGAGGACACCCCGACGTGCACGTGCACACCCCAGATCAGCATCTGCCTGCCCCACCACTGGGTGCGCTTGATCAACTCGGCGTAGCGCGGCGCGTCGGTCAACTGCTCGGCCGACCACTTGGCGAACGGGTGGGTGCCCGCACAGAACAATTCCATTCCGCGGTCGCGCACGATCTTGCGCGCCGGCGCCAGGGTCGACCGCAGGTCGTCCATCGCCTCGCTCGCGTTGTCGCAGATGCCCGTCACGATCTCGACGGTGTTGCGCAGCAATTCCTTGTGCACGTGCGGACTCTCGCCGATCTCGGCGATCACCGCGGCGGCCTCGTTGCTCAGCTCCCGGGTCTCGGTGTCGACGAGGGCGAACTCCCACTCGACGCCGATCGTCGGGCGCACCGATCCGGCGAAGTCGATCCGCTGTGGCCGGGACCCGACCGTCGCCTCACTCGGGAGAGATGACACCGCACGCCACCCGCTTACCGGCGTCGCCGGTGGCCATCGTCATCTCGTCGGGACCTGGCGTGCCGTTGACCTGCTGGTAGCGCTCCGGCGGGATGTTGGTGAAGTTGTCGGCCTTCTCGTGGATGATGATGGCCGTCTTGGTGCCCGCCTCCAGATCCGCAGCGGTGAAGGCGTCGGTGGTGGTCACCACCTCCGCCGAGCCATCGCTGCGCACCTGCAACGACGCCAGGTCGCCACTGGCCGGGTGTCCGGTCTTGCCGCCGGCCTGGAAGTGCCCGCCCGCGGAGTTGAAGTCCCCGGGGGCACCACCGGTCGGGGCAACGGAGCTGGGCTCGCACTTGCCCACCGAGTGGATGTGCATCCCGTGGAAGCCCGGCGTCAGCTGTCCGGCCGCAGTGGTCTTGACGGTGACGGTGGCGAAGTTGCCCGAGAACACGATCTCGGCGGTCGCCACCGACGTGCCGTCGGCGGTCTGCAGGTCTGCGACCAGCGTCTCACCGGTCGCGGCGGCGGGTTCGGCGGCCTCGCCCTCCTGTCCGGCGGCGGACGGCGCCGGCGAGCCGGTCCACACCGGAGGGGTGGTGCCGGGTTGCGTGGCGACCGGCTCATTCGGGGAACAGGCGGCCGCGATCGGGATGATGAGTGCCGCAGCGGCGAGGAGGCGAATCGGGGCAGAGATCGGCATGTCGGAGAGCCTAACCGGTGACCGCCACGATGACGCCGGGCGGCTGCTCGGCGACTGCGGGAGTCCTGGGTTCCACGGGCGCTTGCAGGAGCGCGCCGATCTCGTCGGCCGCCTCCCGCTCGCCCGGTGCCTCGCCGAAGTAGACGGTGGTCGCAGTGACGCCCTCGAGGGTGAGGTTCCCGGTCTCGGTGACGTTCCACTCCGCATCCCGCAGCTGGGTGGCGGTCTGATCGGCGAGGCCAGCGACTTCGGACACGTTGAACACCCGCACGTCCGGCCTAGCCGCCGCCGGTTCGGAGGTGACCGGCGCCGACGTTGCGGCCGTCGTGCTGGCGGTGGTGCTGGCCGATGCGCCGGCGTCGTCGTCGTCACCGGAGCCGATTGCCTGGAAGCCGACCAACAGAAAGACCACGCCCAGGAACAACAGCACCATGACCATGGCCCGCAGCGGCAACCCGGAGGAGTCTCGTTGATTCATCGCACTCACTGTATCGAGCCGCGGTCCGTCGGCGAAAAGGCTCAGGTACCGATCACGTCACGTCGAAGCCGAAGCGGCGGGCCGCCCGCGCCTTCTGCCTGCTGGCCCGCAGCCTTCGCAGACGCTTGACCAGCATGGGATCGGCTGCGAGCGCTTCCGGGCGGTCGACCAAGGCGTTGAGCACCTGGTAATACCGCGTCGCGGACATCGAGAACAGTTCCTTGATCGCATCTTCCTTGGAACCCGCGTACTTCCACCACTGCCGCTCGAAGGCCAGGATGTCGTGTTCGCGGCGGGTGAGACCGTCCGCGAGAGCCGCGTCGTCCCCGGACTTTTCGGTCCGCGCAATGGCGCCGTCCATTTGCTCTCTGGACCCTTCCCCGCACTCGTGACATTCCGGTGGTGTCGGGCAACATTGAACCACGGCGGACGGAGTTGAGCCGTGAGCCTTGCCCGCGAGTCGGCTGACTTAAGCTTGCCGATCATGGCCGTCGTACCCATCCGCATCGTGGGAGATCCCGTCCTGCACACCGCGACCAGTCCGATCCCCGTCGGCGACGACGGTTCCCTGCCCGAGGACCTCGCCGATCTCATCGCGGATCTGTTCGAGACGATGGACGTCGCGAACGGTGTCGGGTTGGCCGCCAACCAGATCGGGATATCCAAGCGCGTGTTCGTCTACGACTGCGCCGACGAGCGCGGCCGCGCCACCCGCAGGCGCGGAGTCATCGTCAACCCGGTGCTGGAGACCTCCGAGGTGCCCGAGACGATGCCCGACCCCGACAACGACGACGAGGGCTGCCTGTCGGTTCCCGGGGAGTCGTTCCCGACCGGGCGTGCGAGCTGGGCGCGCGTCACGGGGCTCGACGCCGACGGCACGCCCATCACGTTGGAGGGCTCGGGGCTGTTTGCTCGCATGCTGCAGCACGAGACGGGCCACCTCGACGGTTTCCTATACGTCGACAAGTTGATTGGCAGGCACGCCCGCGCGGCCAAGCGGACCGTCAAGGCCAACGGATGGGGTGTGCCGGGGCTCAGCTGGACTCCCGGTGAGGACCCCGACCCGTTCGGGCACTGATGCCCGCGCTGCCGCCGGTCGGTACCAGGGTCAGCCTGCGGTATCGGCTGCCCGTGGGTTCGGTGCCCCCGCTGACCGACGTGGTGGGGCACCTCGTCGAGGACGGCGCCACCCTGCGGGTGCGGGACAAGGCCGGTGACGTCGTCACCATCTCCGCGGCCGACGTCATCTCGGTCCGGCCACTGTCTGCCGCGCCCGTCCGCAACCGTGACATCCGCAACCTCGAGCACGCCGCGGCACTGGGCTGGCCGGGGGTCGAGCGCGAGTGGATCGGCGGCTGGCTGCTGCGCTTCGGCCACGGCAGCACGCGACGGGCGAACTCCGCAGTGCCGCTGCTACCCACGCCCGGTGAACACGCCGGGGACATCGCCGACTGGTACGCCGCCCGAGGCGCGACGCCGTTGCTCGCCGTGCCCGACCGGCTCTACCGCCTGCCTCCCGACCAGCCAACCGACGGCGAAAACGTGGTAATGGCAACACGACTCACGGCCGGCGTCGTGCCATCGGAGGTGACGTTCGCCCCGCAGCCGGACGACGAGTGGCTGGACGTGCATCCACGTCGAGTGCCCGTCGACGTGCTGACCGCGGTCGTCGACGGCGAGGTGGTCTTCGCGCGGGTCGCCGGCACCGCGGTCGGCCGGGCCGCGGTCACGGTGGCTCCTGACGGGACGCGCTGGGCGGGGCTGTCGGCCGTGCACGTCGCGGAGGAGGCCCGCCGCCGCGGTCTGGCGCGCCTGGTGTGCGAGGCGCTGCTGGCGTGGGGGATCGATCGCGGCGCGACCCGGGCCTACGTGCAGGTGTTGGCCGACAACACGGCCGCCATCCGGCTGTACGAGTCGATGGGCTTCACCGAGCACCACCGCTCGCGCTACGTGTCGCTAGGGTAGCCGCGTGCGACTGGCCACCTGGAACGTCAACTCGATCCGCTCCCGCATCGATCGCGTGACCAGCTGGCTGGAACGCGGGGACGTCGACGTGCTGGCGATGCAGGAGACCAAGTGCACCGACGCGCAGTTCCCGACCATGCCGTTCGCGGCGCTCGGCTACGAGGTCGCGCACGTCGGGCACAACCAGTGGAACGGCGTGGCGATCGCGTCCCGCGTCGGCCTCGACGACGTCCAGCTGGGCTTCGAGGGTCAGCCCGTGTGGAACGAGGCGGATGAGGCCAGGGCGATCGGCGCGACCTGCGGCGGGGTGCGGGTGTGGAGCCTGTACGTCCCCAACGGTCGCACGGTCGAGGATCCGCACTACGCGTACAAGCTGGAATGGCTTGCCGCCCTTCGCAACACCGCGGCCGCATGGCTGACCGGGGAACCCGAATCGCCGATCGCACTCGTCGGGGACTGGAACATCGCCCCCACCGACGACGACGTCTGGGACGTCGAGGCCTTCAAGGGCAGCACCCACGTCACCGAACCCGAGCGGGCGGCGTTCCACGCGATGGTCGACGCGGGATTCGCCGACGTGGTGCGGCCGTTCACCCCCGGGCCGGGCGTCTTCACGTACTGGGACTACACCCAGCTCAGATTCCCCAAGCGCCAGGGCATGCGCATCGACTTCATCCTCGGCTCACCCGCCCTGGCGTCCCGTGTCGCGCACGCCGAGATCGTGCGCGAGGAACGCAAGCCCGGCAAGAAGGGCACCCCGGCGCCGAGCGATCACGCGCCGGTGATGATCGACCTCGTCTGACCTACACCCGACCCGCCCCTCCCCCTCCGGGCGAGCGTGCGTGAACTCCGATTTCGGATCGGCGTGTCGCCCGCAGACACGCACGGTCGCGGAGGGGGGCGGGTGGCTAGTCGTCGGTGCCGTAGCGGCCCGGGTTGAACAGCGAGGCGGCCGCGCCGAGCAGCATCATCACCGCGGCGGCGATGAACACCACCGTCAGGCCGGAGTGGAACGGCTCGGTGATCAACTGCGGGAAGAACGTCTTGCCCGTCAGCACGTCGGCGTTGACCCCCGGTTGTGTCAGGGCACCCGACGGTTCGAGGAGCTCACCCATCGGGTTGTAGCCCAGGAAGGCCGCGAACAGGCTGCCGACCGGCGGCAGGTTCGACACGTCGTTGGCGACGGAGGCCGAAACACCCTGCGCCTGAAGGCCACTGCTCATCGCCGATGGCAACGTGTTTGCCAGCCCGACGATCATCAGCGAGAAGAAGACGCCGATGGACAGCGACGAGCCCGCGTTGAAGAACGTCGCCCGCACACCGGAGGCCGCGCCACGCTGAGCGGCGGGCACGCTGGACATGATCGACGCGGTGTTGGGTGCGGTGAAGATGCCACCGCCGAGGCCGTTGAGGAACACCAGCACGGCGAACAGCCAGTAGTCGAAGTTCACCGGGATCAGCACCAGCGCAACGAAGGTGACCGCCATCAGCAGCATGCCGCCAACGGTGAAGGGGCGCGACCCGAAGCGGTCGGACAGTGAACCCGCAATGGGTCCGGCGACCAGGAAGCCCACGGTGATGGGCAGCAGATAGATGCCGGCCCACAGCGGGGTGGATTCGAAGCTGTACCCGTGCAGGGGAAGCCAGATGCCCTGCAGCCAGATGATCAGCATGAATTGCAGACCGCCGCGGCCCATCGACGACATCAGCCCGGCGAGGTTGCCCATGCCGAAGGACGCCGACTTGAACAGCCGGATGTCGACCATCGGTGAGTCGACGTGCAGTTCGATGAAGCAGAACGCCACCAGCAGCAGCAGGCCGACGCCGATCGCCCCGAGCACGTACGGACTGGTCCATCCGGTCGACGAGTCACCGTAGGGCTGGATGCCGTAGGTGATGCCGGCGAGC contains:
- a CDS encoding peptide deformylase; the protein is MAVVPIRIVGDPVLHTATSPIPVGDDGSLPEDLADLIADLFETMDVANGVGLAANQIGISKRVFVYDCADERGRATRRRGVIVNPVLETSEVPETMPDPDNDDEGCLSVPGESFPTGRASWARVTGLDADGTPITLEGSGLFARMLQHETGHLDGFLYVDKLIGRHARAAKRTVKANGWGVPGLSWTPGEDPDPFGH
- a CDS encoding MFS transporter, which encodes MTKPGLAGGADAALAETATRRRRMDHDHPHYKWVVLSNTTLGTLLATINASIVLISLPAIFRGIGLNPLAPGNVSYLLWMLMGYLVVTAVLVVPFGRLGDMFGRVKIYNWGFVVFTVAAVALSFDPFHLGGGALWLIGWRVIQGVGGAMLMASSSAILTDAFPANQRGMALGVNMVAAVAGSFLGLLIGGFLSEWHWQAIFWVGVPIGILGTIWSVRSLRELGARTPGRLDWPGTLTFGLGLTVLLAGITYGIQPYGDSSTGWTSPYVLGAIGVGLLLLVAFCFIELHVDSPMVDIRLFKSASFGMGNLAGLMSSMGRGGLQFMLIIWLQGIWLPLHGYSFESTPLWAGIYLLPITVGFLVAGPIAGSLSDRFGSRPFTVGGMLLMAVTFVALVLIPVNFDYWLFAVLVFLNGLGGGIFTAPNTASIMSSVPAAQRGAASGVRATFFNAGSSLSIGVFFSLMIVGLANTLPSAMSSGLQAQGVSASVANDVSNLPPVGSLFAAFLGYNPMGELLEPSGALTQPGVNADVLTGKTFFPQLITEPFHSGLTVVFIAAAVMMLLGAAASLFNPGRYGTDD
- a CDS encoding exodeoxyribonuclease III, producing MRLATWNVNSIRSRIDRVTSWLERGDVDVLAMQETKCTDAQFPTMPFAALGYEVAHVGHNQWNGVAIASRVGLDDVQLGFEGQPVWNEADEARAIGATCGGVRVWSLYVPNGRTVEDPHYAYKLEWLAALRNTAAAWLTGEPESPIALVGDWNIAPTDDDVWDVEAFKGSTHVTEPERAAFHAMVDAGFADVVRPFTPGPGVFTYWDYTQLRFPKRQGMRIDFILGSPALASRVAHAEIVREERKPGKKGTPAPSDHAPVMIDLV
- the sodC gene encoding superoxide dismutase[Cu-Zn]; protein product: MPISAPIRLLAAAALIIPIAAACSPNEPVATQPGTTPPVWTGSPAPSAAGQEGEAAEPAAATGETLVADLQTADGTSVATAEIVFSGNFATVTVKTTAAGQLTPGFHGMHIHSVGKCEPSSVAPTGGAPGDFNSAGGHFQAGGKTGHPASGDLASLQVRSDGSAEVVTTTDAFTAADLEAGTKTAIIIHEKADNFTNIPPERYQQVNGTPGPDEMTMATGDAGKRVACGVISPE
- a CDS encoding N-acetylglutamate synthase, CG3035 family; translated protein: MPALPPVGTRVSLRYRLPVGSVPPLTDVVGHLVEDGATLRVRDKAGDVVTISAADVISVRPLSAAPVRNRDIRNLEHAAALGWPGVEREWIGGWLLRFGHGSTRRANSAVPLLPTPGEHAGDIADWYAARGATPLLAVPDRLYRLPPDQPTDGENVVMATRLTAGVVPSEVTFAPQPDDEWLDVHPRRVPVDVLTAVVDGEVVFARVAGTAVGRAAVTVAPDGTRWAGLSAVHVAEEARRRGLARLVCEALLAWGIDRGATRAYVQVLADNTAAIRLYESMGFTEHHRSRYVSLG
- a CDS encoding DUF3263 domain-containing protein, which codes for MDGAIARTEKSGDDAALADGLTRREHDILAFERQWWKYAGSKEDAIKELFSMSATRYYQVLNALVDRPEALAADPMLVKRLRRLRASRQKARAARRFGFDVT
- a CDS encoding glutamate--cysteine ligase, which encodes MSSLPSEATVGSRPQRIDFAGSVRPTIGVEWEFALVDTETRELSNEAAAVIAEIGESPHVHKELLRNTVEIVTGICDNASEAMDDLRSTLAPARKIVRDRGMELFCAGTHPFAKWSAEQLTDAPRYAELIKRTQWWGRQMLIWGVHVHVGVSSAHKVMPIITSLLNHYPHLLALSASSPYWDGGDTGYASNRAMMFQQLPTAGLPFHFQEWSQFEQFVHDQKKTGIIDHMNEIRWDIRPSPHLGTIEVRILDGISNIAELGALVALTHCLIVDLDRRLDAGEHLPTMPPWHVQENKWRAARYGLDAVIILDEDSNERLVTEDLDDLLNRLEPVAKSLGCADELSQVSEIYRVGASYQRQRRVAEATDGDLRAVVDMLIAELVL
- a CDS encoding LytR C-terminal domain-containing protein; the encoded protein is MNQRDSSGLPLRAMVMVLLFLGVVFLLVGFQAIGSGDDDDAGASASTTASTTAATSAPVTSEPAAARPDVRVFNVSEVAGLADQTATQLRDAEWNVTETGNLTLEGVTATTVYFGEAPGEREAADEIGALLQAPVEPRTPAVAEQPPGVIVAVTG